The Phycisphaerae bacterium genome segment CACATATCCTAGCCAGTGGTAGGCTTCTCTACAAGTCCATAGCCGCTCGGCACTTCGAGTTTTCTTACGTGGTGTTCATCGTCGCGGCACGGCGTGTGCTCTGATGTTCGGGGCGGCGCGGGTCTCGTCGGCGAGTTGAACGCCCCCCTTGTTGCGTCAAAGCCTACGGGCGGGAGCCAAATCACTGATTCTCTTACGAGCACAGATGCAGGTTCCGCCGGCCGTTCGTGAGCGGGTCGTTAAGTCGCTCCTTCGCCTGGTGGGTCCAACGCGAGCGATGAAGGGCTGCACGGCATGTGCGACGTACGTGGACGTCGAGGATGAGAACATCCTCGTATACGTCGAGGAGTGGGAAACGCAGGAGGCCCTCGTGGATCGCCTTCGGGCGGAAGATCTGAGAGTCCTGCTTTCGGTGATGGACCTCTCTTCTGAACGGCCCGTCGTACGGTTTGACACGATCATCGGAACGCAGGGGATGGAAGTCATCGCGGCGGCACGCGCCGCGGCGGCGCCCTGACGTGAAACATAACAGACACGGAGACAAGCACATGAAACCGAACCAGCGAATCTTCAGGTGCGGAGCGTTGGCCGTGGCCGTCATCGCAGCGGCCCTGCCGGCGTTCGCCCAGCAAGTTGCCGGGGTGCCGGTCTCGCCGGGCGCGGTTGAGTCCAAGCACCGATCCCATCTCCCCATGCCGAACACGGTTCGGCCCGGCCTCATTACCTATGACGCGAAGGACCCGGACAGCAAGTTCCCGCCGATCGAGCAGCTTCGCCCGCCCAAGGGGGCGCCCAACGTGCTAATCGTTCTGATCGACGATGCCGGGTTCGGATCCTCCAGCACCTTCGGCGGCCCGTGCCAGACGCCGGCCCTGGACCGTCTGGCGAACAGCGGCATCCGCTACACCCGCTTTCACACTGCGGCTCTCTGCTCGCCGACCCGCCAGGCGCTGCTTACCGGACGCAATCATCATTCCGTCGGCATGGGCGGCATTACCGAGACTGCTACCGGTGCGCCGGGCTACTGTTCGGTTCGGCCCAAATCTATGGCACCCTTGGCGGAGACGCTCAAGCTCAATGGCTACTCCACCGCACAGTTCGGGAAGTGCCACGAGATACCGGTCTGGCAAACGAGCCCGGCCGGTCCTTTCGACTCCTGGCCCACAGGTGGCGGCGGCTTTGAGTACTTCTACGGGTTCATCGGCGGCGAAGCGAACCAGTGGTATCCGACGCTCTACGAGGGCATCACGCCGGTGGAGTTGAAGAAGACGCCCGAGCGAGGTTATCACCTTCTGGCGGACATGACCGACAAGGCCGTCAAATGGATCGGCCAGCAGAAGGCACTGACGCCCGACAAGCCTTTCTTCATCTACTTCGCCCCAGGCGCTACCCATGCGCCGCACCATGTGCCCAAGGAGTGGGCCGACAGATACAAAGGCAAGTTCGATCAAGGCTGGGACAAGCTGCGTGAGGAGACTTTCGCCCGCCAGAAAGAACTCGGGGTCATCTCGGCCGACTGCCGGCTCACCCCGCGTCCCAAAGAGATTCCCGCGTGGGAGGAAATGCCGGCGGCCATGAAGCCCGTCCTCCGCCGCCAGATGGAAGTATACGCGGGGTTCCTGGAGTACACCGACCATTGCGTCGGCCAGATCGTGGACACGCTCAAGAAACTGAACATTCTCGAGGATACGCTCATTTACTACATCGTTGGCGATAACGGCGCCTCGGCCGAAGGCACGCTGAATGGCGCGTACAACGAGATGGCAAACTTCAACGGCCTGGCCGCCCTGGAGACACCGGAGTTCCTCATGGAGCGGATCGACAAGCTCGGCGGGCCGGAGTCATATAACCACTACGCGGTAGGCTGGGCGCACGCCCTGGATACGCCATACCAGTGGACCAAGCAGGTCGCCTCTCACTGGGGTGGCACACGCAACGGCACCGTCGTGCACTGGCCCAGGGGTGTCAAAGCCAAGGGCGAGATTCGCTCACAGTTTACCCACGTGATTGACGTGGCCCCGACGGTCCTTGAGGCGGCCGGCCTCCCGCAGCCGCAGTCGGTGAACGGCATTCAGCAGGACCCGATCGAGGGGATCAGCATGCTCTACTCGTTCAACGACGCCAACGCCGCGGAGCGCCACGAGACGCAGTACTTCGAAATCTTCGGCAACCGCGGCATCTACCACAAGGGGTGGACCGCCGTAACCAAGCATCGGACTCCCTGGGTTCTCGTGGGCCAGAAGACCGTCCCCCTCGACGATGACGTCTGGGAACTGTACTCGGACAAGGACTGGAGTCAGGCGAACAATCTTGCCAGGCAGATGCCGGAGAAGCTCCACGCGTTGCAGCGCCTGTGGTTGATCGAGGCGACACGCTACAAGGTGCTGCCCATCGACGACAGGGTCACCGAGAAGATGAATCCTGACACCGCCGGCCGACCCGTACTGGTCAAAGGGAAGACCCAGCTCCTCTTCGGCGGCATGGGGCGTCTGTCGGAGAACTGCGTCCTCAGCATCAAGAACAAGTCGCACTCCGTCACCGCCGAGATCGAGGTGCCGGCGTCCGGAGCCGAGGGCGTGATCGTTGCCCAAGGCGCAAACATTGGTGGCTGGAGCCTCTACGCGAAGAACGGCAAGCTCAAGTACTGCTATAACGTGGCCGGCGTGAAGCACTTCTTCGTCGAGTCGGCAGACGCGCTTCCGGCGGGCGCCCACCAGGTGCGTATGGAGTTCGTTTACGCCGGCGGCGGCCTTGGCAAGGGCGGTAAGGTGACATTGTTCATGGACGGAAAGTCGGTTGGCAAAGGCGAGATTCCGATGACCCAAGCGATGGTCTTTTCCGCTGATGACGGGGCCGATGTCGGCGAGGACTCCGGCGCTCCGGTGTCCCCGGACTACGGCCCGGTGGGCAACCGCTTCAGCGGCGAAGTCAAGGGCGTGCTGCTCTCGATCACGGACGACCAGAACAACGCTGATCATCTCGTCAAGCCGGAGGACGCGATCAACGCCGCATTGGGACGGCAGTGAGCCTGCAGAGGAGAGGTTCTCGACGGGGGGACGGTCACCGCGCCGAGTGGCTGTCGTCCCGAGAGGCCGGACCAACACTGGAGACTTCGTGATGGTATCGCGCATCGGTGCAATCATGGTGGTGGCGTGTTGCGGCGGCATCGCATTCGGCCAGAGGGCGATGCCAGCCGACAACAAGAAGCCAGCCTCCGGCGACGAGGTCGCTCCAACGAGCCGACCAGCGGCGATGCCCTCGGTCATTCAGAAGCTGCCGGACTACACCGCGGACCTGGCGCACCGCAAGTATCTCACCGGCGACTGGGGCGGCGCCCGGACCAGGCTGGCGGAAAAGGGTCTTCTCTTCGATCTGGACGTAACCCAGATCCTGCAGGGCAATGCCCACGGCGGCAAGGACACGAATAACGCGTTCCGCTACTCGGGCTCCGCCGACTACTACTTCAAGCTGGACACCGCCCGGATGGGCTTGTGGCCGGGTGGCCTGTTCACGCTGCACGGCGAGACGAAGATCGCGGACAATATAAACCCGAAGGTCGGCTCGCTCATGCCGCCGAATTTCCAGGGCACGTTGCCTGTCCCGGGTGATCCGGGGACGACCACGCTCTCGGAGTTCTACCTCACCCAGGCACTCTCCGAGCAGTTCGTGATCATGGCCGGCAAGATCGATGGAACGTCGCTGCTGGATCAGAACGCGTTCGCCTCCAATCAGCGGACGCAGTTCATGAACACGGGGCTACGGATCAACCCAACCCTCTTCTATAGCGTGCCGTACACCACCATTGGCGCCCTGGCCGTGTGGCTCCCGACCAAGTGGCTGCAGATCAGCACGGCCGTGGCGGACAATGATCCCGACGGCGCGGCCACCATG includes the following:
- a CDS encoding antibiotic biosynthesis monooxygenase, encoding MQVPPAVRERVVKSLLRLVGPTRAMKGCTACATYVDVEDENILVYVEEWETQEALVDRLRAEDLRVLLSVMDLSSERPVVRFDTIIGTQGMEVIAAARAAAAP
- a CDS encoding arylsulfatase, translating into MPNTVRPGLITYDAKDPDSKFPPIEQLRPPKGAPNVLIVLIDDAGFGSSSTFGGPCQTPALDRLANSGIRYTRFHTAALCSPTRQALLTGRNHHSVGMGGITETATGAPGYCSVRPKSMAPLAETLKLNGYSTAQFGKCHEIPVWQTSPAGPFDSWPTGGGGFEYFYGFIGGEANQWYPTLYEGITPVELKKTPERGYHLLADMTDKAVKWIGQQKALTPDKPFFIYFAPGATHAPHHVPKEWADRYKGKFDQGWDKLREETFARQKELGVISADCRLTPRPKEIPAWEEMPAAMKPVLRRQMEVYAGFLEYTDHCVGQIVDTLKKLNILEDTLIYYIVGDNGASAEGTLNGAYNEMANFNGLAALETPEFLMERIDKLGGPESYNHYAVGWAHALDTPYQWTKQVASHWGGTRNGTVVHWPRGVKAKGEIRSQFTHVIDVAPTVLEAAGLPQPQSVNGIQQDPIEGISMLYSFNDANAAERHETQYFEIFGNRGIYHKGWTAVTKHRTPWVLVGQKTVPLDDDVWELYSDKDWSQANNLARQMPEKLHALQRLWLIEATRYKVLPIDDRVTEKMNPDTAGRPVLVKGKTQLLFGGMGRLSENCVLSIKNKSHSVTAEIEVPASGAEGVIVAQGANIGGWSLYAKNGKLKYCYNVAGVKHFFVESADALPAGAHQVRMEFVYAGGGLGKGGKVTLFMDGKSVGKGEIPMTQAMVFSADDGADVGEDSGAPVSPDYGPVGNRFSGEVKGVLLSITDDQNNADHLVKPEDAINAALGRQ